The Stenotrophomonas maltophilia genome segment CCCTCCTGGATTGACCCGTGCTCGTGCTGCATGCGTTGCAGCGCGCTCGTTGTCGTTTCCCGGAGGTCTTATGGAGATGTCTTTCTTCTTGCGTGCAAGGCGCAAGATGGCGTGTGGGTTCGTGTTTGCCCTGGCGCTCAGTGGTCCTGTGCTGGCGGCATCGCCCGCTATCCCGATCAGCTACACAGAAGCCCTACAACGGGCGCTTGCTAACGCCCCAACCCTGCAGGTGCGCCGATCGCAGATCGATGCCAGTACCGAAGAAGCCGCGCGTGCTGGCGCGCTTCCCGACCCACGTTTGATCGTGGGGCTGGCGAACTGGCCCGTCAGCGGACCCGATGCCTTCAGCTTGCGGGCCGATGAGATGACCACCCAGCAAATCGGTCTGATGCAGGAGTTTCCTGCGCGTGCGAAACGACGTGCCGAGCACGCGTTGGCGCAAGCGACGCTGGCGCAAGCGCGCTCACTGTCGATGGCCGAACAGCAGATGGTGGCCCAAGCGGCCGCGCTGGCCTGGATCGAGCTGTGGAGTACGCAGCAAGCCGTAGATGCGTTGGAAGGTCTGCGCGAGCCGGCCCGTATAGCCGAGCGTGCGGCGCGTGCTCGCTTGGCAGGCGGCACGGCCGGGGCCAGTGATGTGCTTGCCGCCCAGGCCGCCCTACTGCAGTTGGACAATCGCCTGGAGCAGGTACATGCGGAGCACGCCGCCGCGCAGGCCGGCCTGGCGCGGTGGTTGGGTATTGCACCAGAGGCGATCTTGGCCAGTGGTGCGGCACCGGATTTTTCGCAGTTGCCATTGGAGCCCACCCAACTGCTGGCCAAACTGGACCAACACACGCCACTACTGGGCTGGGAGGCACGCGAGAGCTTAGCCCAGGCCCAGGTGGATGCGGCCGTGGCCGAAACCCGCCCGGATTGGAGTGTGGAGCTCACCTACGGACGTCGCGAGCGCGCACCCGACGGCATGGCGCGCAGCGACATGCTCATGGTGGAAGTGGGTGTGGGCCTGCCGCTGTTCCAGAAGAACCGCCAAGCACGAGGCATCGCGGCACGGCGGGCCGAGCTGGAGGCGGTGTCCGCAGAGCGCGATGAGGCCCGGCGCATCCAAGCCGAGTCGGTGCAACGCGCGATAGCGCGATGGCGCGGGTTAACCGGCCAGTTGGAGCGCCAGAACACGCAGAGCCTGCCTTTGGCGCGCGATCGTGCACGCACGGCGTTGGCCGCCTACGGCGCCGGTGCCGACCTGCAGCCGTGGCTGGAAGCGCGGCGCGATGAGATCGAATTGCACCTGGAGAAC includes the following:
- a CDS encoding TolC family protein, whose translation is MFALALSGPVLAASPAIPISYTEALQRALANAPTLQVRRSQIDASTEEAARAGALPDPRLIVGLANWPVSGPDAFSLRADEMTTQQIGLMQEFPARAKRRAEHALAQATLAQARSLSMAEQQMVAQAAALAWIELWSTQQAVDALEGLREPARIAERAARARLAGGTAGASDVLAAQAALLQLDNRLEQVHAEHAAAQAGLARWLGIAPEAILASGAAPDFSQLPLEPTQLLAKLDQHTPLLGWEARESLAQAQVDAAVAETRPDWSVELTYGRRERAPDGMARSDMLMVEVGVGLPLFQKNRQARGIAARRAELEAVSAERDEARRIQAESVQRAIARWRGLTGQLERQNTQSLPLARDRARTALAAYGAGADLQPWLEARRDEIELHLENARLLGEQGRAWAALAYLLPHEENTP